The following coding sequences are from one Gigantopelta aegis isolate Gae_Host chromosome 15, Gae_host_genome, whole genome shotgun sequence window:
- the LOC121390182 gene encoding protein-S-isoprenylcysteine O-methyltransferase-like has product METSTESRVCLRCFLTGMCILVIPLLIEISFALIIVFTIALNLYLYFSYKYDYELYQIAVRAGCLGLATAVGLLISFSDKSWLHFGWYLTALAFFHWSEYYTTAVTNPKSLTLSSYLLDHSLAYQLAAVSSWFEFFVEWYFFPGLKQLRWVSCFGLVLVIGGEILRKCSMVTASTNFNHYIQHIKKPDHMLVTSGVYSFSRHPSYVGWFYWSVGTQIILCNPICLVAYTVVSWRFFNERIFEEEITLLNFFGKEYVSYQRKVGTGLPFINGYMVYAQHQS; this is encoded by the exons atggaaaCCTCCACTGAAAGTCGTGTTTGTTTACGATGTTTTTTAACTGGAATGTGCATTCTTGTTATTCCGTTACTGATAGAAATCAGTTTTGCTCTTATAATTGTGTTCACTATTGCACTTAatctgtatttatatttttcgtACAAATATGACTACGAACTATATCAG atAGCAGTCCGAGCAGGATGTTTGGGTTTGGCCACCGCCGTAGGACTTCTCATTAGTTTTTCTGATAAATCGTGGCTTCATTTCGGCTGGTATCTGACAGCGTTGGCCTTCTTCCACTGGTCAGAATACTACACGACAGCGGTAACAAATCCAAAAAGCCTGACGCTTTCGTCTTATCTGCTCGATCACAGTTTGGCCTATCAGCTGGCTGCTGTCTCAAGCTGGTTTGAGTTTTTCGTCGAATGGTATTTCTTTCCAG GTTTAAAACAGTTACGATGGGTCAGTTGTTTCGGCCTTGTTTTGGTGATCGGTGGCGAGATACTGCGCAAGTGTAGCATGGTGACGGCGAGCACGAACTTCAATCATTACATTCAGCACATTAAAAAACCCGACCACATGCTCGTCACGTCCGGCGTGTATTCATTCTCAAGGCATCCCTCATACGTCGGCTGGTTCTACTGGAGTGTTGGAACACAG atcattctgtgtaatccaATTTGTCTGGTGGCTTACACAGTTGTTTCTTGGAGATTTTTTAATGAACGAATCTTTGAGGAAGAAATTACATTGCTGAACTTCTTTGGAAAAGAATATGTTAGCTACCAGAGGAAAGTGGGAACTGGCCTTCCTTTTATTAATGGCTATATGGTTTATGCACAACATCAATCCTAG